In the Mauremys mutica isolate MM-2020 ecotype Southern chromosome 13, ASM2049712v1, whole genome shotgun sequence genome, one interval contains:
- the LOC123347442 gene encoding mast cell protease 1A-like → MLLLLLLHIVFPLPPGAHAGEIIGGQEARPHSRPYMAFVEIETGENQSGSCGGFLIREDVVVTAAHCNCNLGNISVLLGAHNVEIGEPGRQEILVHRRIPHPEFNDATLENDLMLLQLKDKANLTKTVGTIPLSQKEVKKGALCSVAGWGQTSTNGQPSPTLQEVDIKVMGKDVCLSPLYLNFKPDKMLCVGDPQKKNASFKGDSGGPLVCNGMAQGIVSFGKSDGSPPRVFTKVSAYVPWIKKTMRGLRHPGSHAERLGPLH, encoded by the exons atgctgctcctgctcctgctccacattgtctttcccctgccccctggggctcaCGCTG GGGAGATCATCGGGGGACAGGAAGCCCGGCCTCACTCCAGACCCTACATGGCCTTTGTGGAGATAGAGACAGGAGAAAATCAAAGTGGCAGCTGCGGCGGGTTCCTGATTCGGGAGGACGTGGTGGTAACGGCGGCTCATTGTAACTGCAACCTGGG CAACATCAGCGTGCTGCTGGGGGCCCACAATGTTGAAATAGGTGAACCAGGGAGGCAGGAGATCCTTGTACATCGTCGAATCCCGCACCCAGAATTCAATGATGCTACGCTTGAAAATGACCTCATGCTGCTGCAG CTGAAGGACAAGGCTAATCTGACCAAAACTGTGGGCACCATCCCCCTATCCCAGAAAGAGGTGAAGAAGGGGGCTCTGTGCAGCGTGGCGGGTTGGGGCCAGACTAGTACCAATGGCCAGCCCTCCCCGACGCTGCAGGAGGTGGATATCAAGGTAATGGGCAAGGACGTCTGTCTGTCTCCACTCTATTTGAACTTCAAGCCTGACAAGATGCTGTGCGTGGGGGACCCCCAGAAGAAGAATGCGTCATTTAAG GGCGACTCCGGGGGCCCCCTGGTGTGTAATGGGATGGCTCAGGGCATTGTCTCCTTCGGCAAAAGTGATGGGTCCCCtccgagggtgttcaccaaggTCTCTGCATACGTCCCCTGGATCAAGAAAACAATGAGGGGTCTCAGACACCCAGGGTCCCATGCTGAAAGGCTGGGGCCCCTACACtga